The Hyperolius riggenbachi isolate aHypRig1 chromosome 3, aHypRig1.pri, whole genome shotgun sequence genome window below encodes:
- the LOC137562320 gene encoding SCAN domain-containing protein 3-like, which produces MDKFLIQKRKRSEDEPSTSSNTSAGVTRKYKDSFLAFGFTWTGDESLQIPICLVCGEKLSNESLVPNKLKRHLKTKHAYAYEKPLQYFQRLLAQQNKSAQKMVNQMTVSDRALEASYLVAELVAKKMKPHTIAEELILPACETIVETMLGKDAAAEIRKVPLSNNTIHRRIGDMSGDIEDNVKNKLLVAKKFALQIDESTDVTSNANLLGFGRFVDGTEIIEQFLFCRKLAKKTTGNDIFTSANSFLEETGLKWTNCCAVCTDGAPAMTGRFKGFVALVKRENPNVITTHCFLHREALVSKTVGPELKTVLDEVIKMVNYIKANPLKTRIFERLCEAKDSPHRTVLLHNDVRWLSRGRILNRFLELKHELLEFFSTEKPAFQEKINDKTWCLKLAYLSDIFLKFNNLNTSMQGPKENLITSADKIKGFSRKLQSWKQSVAKGDLCNFPSVVQMAADTSDHSVLVDIIMNHLSSLEAAVQHYFPSLSTEGIEWVIAPFSSSSVDHAQELTPQQKDELLDLSSDTTLKKKMEECTLTQFWLTVQDEYPSISDKAIDLLLPFSTSYLCEQAFSALNTIKSKTRSRLIDVEMELRVCLSKIRPRLQKLCSSHQAQLSH; this is translated from the coding sequence ATGGATAAATTTTTAATTCAGAAACGAAAGCGGTCTGAGGATGAGCCCAGTACAAGCTCAAATACCAGTGCTGGTGTCACCAGGAAATACAAAGACAGCTTTTTAGCATTTGGATTTACTTGGACAGGAGATGAAAGTCTACAGATTCCAATCTGCCTTGTTTGTGGTGAAAAATTAAGTAACGAATCACTTGTACCAAACAAGCTAAAAAGGCACTTAAAGACAAAACATGCTTATGCATATGAAAAACCACTACAATATTTTCAGCGTCTTCTTGCACaacaaaataaatctgcacagaaaATGGTGAACCAAATGACCGTATCTGACAGAGCACTGGAAGCATCATACTTAGTTGCTGAGCTTGttgcaaaaaaaatgaaaccgcATACAATTGCTGAAGAATTAATTTTACCAGCTTGTGAAACCATTGTAGAGACCATGTTGGGCAAAGATGCAGCTGCTGAAATTCGCAAGGTGCCATTATCAAACAATACTATTCACAGGCGAATTGGTGACATGTCTGGAGATATTGAAGATAATGTGAAAAATAAATTGCTGGTTGCTAAGAAATTTGCTCTTCAGATTGACGAAAGCACTGATGTGACATCCAATGCCAATTTACTTGGCTTTGGCAGATTTGTGGACGGTACAGAGATCATTGAGCAGTTCTTATTTTGTAGGAAGCTGGCTAAAAAAACCACTGGAAATGATATTTTTACATCCGCAAATTCCTTTTTAGAGGAAACCGGTCTAAAGTGGACTAACTGTTGTGCGGTCTGCACTGACGGAGCTCCGGCAATGACTGGGCGCTTTAAAGGTTTTGTGGCCCTTGTAAAGAGGGAAAACCCAAATGTTATTACTACTCATTGCTTTCTGCACCGTGAGGCTCTTGTGTCCAAAACTGTTGGCCCAGAGTTAAAAACTGTTCTTGATGAAGTCATTAAAATGGTCAACTATATTAAAGCTAACCCATTAAAAACTAGGATTTTTGAAAGGCTCTGTGAAGCAAAAGACTCTCCCCATAGGACTGTTTTATTGCACAATGATGTAAGATGGCTTTCACGTGGACGAATTTTAAATCGTTTTTTGGAACTCAAGCATGAACTGCTGGAGTTCTTTTCTACTGAGAAACCGGCCTTTCAGGAAAAGATCAATGACAAGACCTGGTGCTTGAAATTAGCATACCTGTCTGATATATTTTTAAAATTCAACAATTTAAACACTAGCATGCAAGGTCCAAAAGAAAATTTAATAACATCTGCAGATAAGATTAAAGGTTTCTCTCGGAAACTACAGTCCTGGAAACAATCAGTGGCAAAGGGGGATCTCTGCAATTTTCCTTCAGTTGTTCAAATGGCTGCAGACACTTCTGACCACTCAGTTTTGGTTGACATTATTATGAACCATTTGTCATCTTTGGAAGCAGCAGTTCAGCATTATTTTCCTTCTTTATCTACTGAAGGTATTGAGTGGGTGATTGCTCCTTTTTCCAGCAGTTCTGTTGATCATGCACAAGAACTTACTCCTCAACAAAAGGATGAGCTTCTGGACTTGTCTTCAGACACCACTCTAAAGAAAAAGATGGAAGAATGCACCCTAACTCAATTCTGGCTTACTGTTCAAGATGAGTATCCCTCAATTTCTGACAAAGCCATTGATTTATTATTGCCATTTTCCACTTCATATTTGTGTGAGCAGGCATTTTCAGCTCTGAACACCATCAAGTCCAAAACTAGATCACGGCTCATTGATGTAGAAATGGAGTTACGGGTGTGTCTGTCAAAAATTAGGCCACGGTTACAAAAATTGTGTTCTTCCCATCAGGCCCAGCTTTCCCACTGA